Proteins encoded by one window of Paraburkholderia sabiae:
- a CDS encoding MmgE/PrpD family protein, translating into MASPSTSTVSVLARYVCDLKSTDISDKTKRHAAMCVLDTLAAAAAGLHVSSVVAAREASMTLFGKGEVPLWFDGRQTTAAGAIFANSCAAAVLDMDDGHSEARGHPAAAVIPAVLNLAAEIGASADEVLSAIAIGYEVGIRIKAARGDHGQKGWNGQSGVWTGFCVAVATGWLLRASEEQIANSIALAGVYSPNLVATSYTKELGADVKEGIPWSAVAGYSSMILAKLGHAGFRDTLDHSPFYDSSVILHELGAGEMKIVGNYFKPYANCRHFHAALKALETVMAEHAIKPSDITSVKVYIYDYAMRLSNATQPENLTDIQYSIPYCMAIMAILGADSLMPIDESLLGRPELVSFAEKVEIVPDPEYSAIYPRMTLNRIDVFTANGTYSSPTTRPPCGPYAPMSMQELERKFRNASSKVLDERQQEDLLRAFNRLLNGEIAPLLEAIARPAAIGA; encoded by the coding sequence ATGGCTAGTCCTTCGACTTCAACAGTCAGTGTGCTTGCGCGCTATGTGTGTGATCTAAAGTCCACTGACATTTCCGACAAGACCAAGCGACATGCCGCCATGTGTGTGCTCGATACGCTTGCGGCAGCTGCGGCCGGGCTCCATGTATCCAGCGTCGTAGCGGCCCGCGAGGCCAGTATGACCTTATTCGGGAAGGGGGAGGTCCCGCTTTGGTTTGACGGGAGGCAAACGACGGCGGCAGGCGCCATTTTTGCTAATAGCTGCGCCGCCGCGGTGCTCGATATGGACGATGGTCATAGTGAGGCACGCGGACATCCGGCCGCGGCCGTCATTCCCGCGGTGCTTAATCTTGCCGCGGAAATCGGAGCGTCTGCGGACGAGGTGCTGAGCGCGATCGCGATCGGCTACGAGGTCGGGATCAGAATTAAAGCGGCGCGCGGCGACCACGGCCAAAAGGGATGGAATGGCCAGTCCGGAGTGTGGACCGGATTTTGTGTAGCTGTCGCGACGGGGTGGCTACTCAGGGCTTCGGAAGAACAAATCGCAAACAGCATCGCATTGGCCGGTGTCTACAGTCCCAATCTGGTTGCAACGTCATATACCAAGGAGCTCGGGGCAGATGTGAAGGAAGGCATTCCCTGGAGCGCCGTCGCGGGCTACAGTTCGATGATCCTCGCCAAGCTGGGACATGCTGGTTTCCGCGATACCCTCGATCATTCGCCGTTTTATGACTCGTCCGTCATCCTTCACGAGTTGGGGGCGGGTGAGATGAAGATTGTTGGAAACTATTTCAAGCCCTATGCAAACTGCCGCCATTTCCATGCGGCGCTCAAGGCGCTTGAAACGGTGATGGCGGAGCATGCCATCAAGCCGAGCGATATTACTTCGGTAAAGGTCTATATCTATGACTATGCGATGAGGCTGTCTAATGCGACGCAGCCCGAGAATCTGACAGATATCCAATATAGTATTCCTTACTGCATGGCTATTATGGCGATTTTGGGTGCTGATTCGTTGATGCCAATCGATGAGTCTTTGCTCGGTCGCCCGGAGCTTGTCTCTTTCGCAGAGAAGGTCGAAATCGTTCCCGATCCAGAATACAGCGCGATTTATCCGCGAATGACGCTCAACCGCATCGATGTCTTCACTGCGAACGGAACGTATTCATCACCGACGACGCGGCCGCCATGCGGCCCTTACGCACCGATGTCGATGCAGGAACTGGAGCGCAAGTTTCGAAACGCATCAAGCAAGGTTCTGGACGAGCGGCAGCAAGAAGACTTGCTTCGTGCGTTCAATCGGCTACTGAATGGTGAAATCGCACCCTTGCTCGAGGCAATTGCAAGACCAGCAGCGATCGGTGCATAG
- a CDS encoding aspartate/glutamate racemase family protein — MGVIKLDSDGSTEQSPEVIDERTVMPFAVDDPACWTVPLCKTVAKGADAVANKVPTPEASRGILDAAQRLDGQTDLIIGGCGYMWASREHLYEQTSTPVLTSALEFLDLALRMTKLPVGIITWDAVPLMPLLKDHRGFERLRFVSIRDLPDFQKWVLDPCGRQVPCGWSKELIAQQLSERLGEAFGKNGVFNDVGVLVLECTLMPDFRDTIRGLTRIPILDLLSFAKAVLQ, encoded by the coding sequence TTGGGTGTCATCAAGCTGGATAGCGATGGCTCAACGGAGCAGTCACCAGAGGTGATCGACGAGCGTACGGTGATGCCGTTCGCGGTAGATGATCCCGCCTGCTGGACCGTGCCATTGTGTAAGACGGTTGCCAAGGGCGCCGACGCAGTCGCGAATAAGGTACCGACTCCGGAGGCATCACGCGGCATCCTGGACGCGGCTCAGCGGCTCGATGGCCAAACCGACCTGATCATCGGCGGCTGCGGATATATGTGGGCCTCTCGCGAACATCTTTACGAGCAGACGTCGACCCCCGTGCTGACGAGCGCGCTCGAGTTTCTCGACCTCGCCCTGCGCATGACCAAGCTTCCGGTCGGAATCATCACTTGGGACGCTGTGCCGCTCATGCCTTTGCTGAAAGATCATCGCGGCTTCGAACGGCTTCGTTTCGTGAGCATCCGCGATTTGCCCGACTTTCAGAAATGGGTCTTGGACCCATGCGGTAGACAAGTGCCATGCGGATGGAGCAAGGAGTTGATTGCGCAACAATTGAGCGAGCGTTTGGGGGAGGCCTTCGGCAAGAATGGAGTCTTCAACGATGTCGGCGTGTTGGTGCTCGAATGTACTTTGATGCCCGACTTCCGGGACACCATCCGTGGGCTAACACGCATTCCAATACTCGACCTTTTGAGTTTCGCCAAAGCGGTGCTTCAATAG
- a CDS encoding tyrosine-type recombinase/integrase: protein MKHQLDTTALDPVISRYLAHRRTLGRQYSNQERTLISMRDFLVRTGESDLNNTLFESWCKTFDSLISNVRRARQVAVRNFCLYRQRTEPRCFVPDIIRFARRQPHATPIILTPAQVGRVLELAGTRQATATSPLRPYVLRLAVVLLYTAGLRRRELLRLTLADVDAHAGVLHVRESKFHKSRWVPLSGGARLELRRYLMRRLAPPLDTTPLPPLLCNMHHGLRGYTGTGLHEGIAGLLQDAGLRDADGRVPRIHDFRHSFAIEALMRWYRQGADVQSNLPKLALYMGHVSIVSTAYYLRWIPELQELASKRFAKRFGYLVQGEQL from the coding sequence ATGAAACACCAACTCGACACAACCGCACTTGATCCCGTCATCAGTCGATATCTTGCGCACCGCCGGACGCTAGGGCGTCAATACAGCAACCAGGAGCGTACCCTGATTTCGATGAGGGACTTCCTCGTCCGAACTGGTGAATCGGACCTGAACAACACGCTGTTCGAATCGTGGTGCAAGACCTTCGACTCCCTCATCTCGAACGTGCGCCGCGCCCGTCAGGTTGCCGTGCGCAATTTCTGCCTCTACCGGCAACGTACCGAGCCCCGGTGTTTCGTGCCGGACATCATCCGCTTTGCCCGCCGACAACCACATGCTACACCGATTATCCTGACTCCAGCGCAGGTTGGGCGGGTACTCGAGCTTGCCGGCACGCGTCAGGCCACGGCGACATCGCCACTAAGACCGTATGTCCTCCGCTTGGCGGTTGTCCTGTTGTACACCGCCGGGCTGAGGCGAAGGGAATTGCTACGATTAACGTTGGCCGATGTAGACGCGCACGCTGGAGTCCTGCACGTACGCGAATCCAAGTTTCACAAATCGAGGTGGGTTCCGCTTTCGGGGGGTGCCCGGCTGGAGCTGCGCCGCTACCTCATGCGCCGCCTCGCTCCCCCGCTCGACACTACGCCGTTGCCACCGTTACTGTGCAATATGCACCATGGTCTGCGAGGCTACACTGGAACAGGATTGCATGAAGGTATCGCGGGATTACTGCAAGACGCAGGCCTCCGGGATGCCGATGGACGGGTTCCTCGTATTCACGACTTTAGGCATTCCTTTGCAATTGAGGCCCTGATGCGATGGTATCGACAGGGCGCGGACGTCCAGTCCAACCTCCCAAAGCTCGCACTCTACATGGGTCACGTATCAATCGTATCGACGGCCTACTATTTGCGCTGGATTCCGGAACTCCAGGAGCTTGCGAGCAAGCGGTTCGCGAAACGGTTTGGCTATCTTGTTCAGGGAGAGCAATTATGA
- a CDS encoding tyrosine-type recombinase/integrase translates to MLEFLFSRDWPHYAASPQGPLVSNFAAWIVERGYTRICAQRHVHRFREVLAYNHVAAGTCLTITSTALSHWFAPWSHETSYRATQRATVRFLCDRGLFIPAAKPSRFDPLISQYRSHLIDLRGLAPATVEQHLRTVTGFLSSACSKRRLASVTPNDVERFVEQTSKRLCRQTLQHTIAHLRAFLRFCANQCYTRNRLDVIDTPRTYRGELPPRALDWSTVSKLLHSIDRSSVEGCRDHAILYLMAYYGLRPSEVTSLTLDSIDWENDILHVDPRKTRSVLVMPLNGRTRHVLERYLRRRPSLTSTRRLFLRMRCPAGPIKAATIEHIYTKRARLSGLPVLQTSPCCLRHSFAMRLLERGVGV, encoded by the coding sequence ATGCTCGAATTTCTCTTTTCCCGCGATTGGCCGCACTATGCTGCAAGCCCGCAAGGGCCGTTGGTCAGCAATTTTGCGGCTTGGATCGTCGAGCGCGGTTATACCCGCATTTGCGCACAGCGCCATGTACACCGGTTCCGTGAGGTTCTTGCCTATAACCATGTAGCGGCCGGCACCTGCCTGACGATTACTTCGACTGCGCTGTCACACTGGTTCGCACCGTGGTCGCACGAGACGTCATACCGTGCCACGCAGCGAGCGACAGTGCGGTTTTTATGTGATCGAGGTCTCTTCATTCCGGCAGCTAAACCGAGCCGGTTTGACCCGCTTATTTCGCAATACCGATCCCACCTCATTGATCTGCGCGGACTTGCTCCTGCAACAGTCGAACAACACCTGAGGACGGTTACTGGCTTCCTGTCGAGCGCCTGTTCGAAGCGCCGCCTTGCCAGCGTCACACCGAACGATGTTGAGCGCTTTGTTGAGCAGACCAGCAAGCGTCTTTGCCGCCAGACACTTCAGCATACGATTGCGCACTTGCGTGCCTTTCTGCGGTTCTGCGCCAATCAATGCTACACAAGGAATCGGCTCGATGTTATCGACACGCCGCGTACATATCGCGGAGAACTGCCACCGCGGGCGTTGGATTGGAGCACGGTAAGCAAGCTTCTGCATTCGATCGACCGTTCTAGCGTTGAGGGTTGCCGTGACCACGCGATTCTGTACCTGATGGCCTACTATGGGCTGCGCCCTTCAGAAGTCACCAGCTTGACGCTCGACTCGATAGACTGGGAGAACGATATCCTGCATGTGGACCCGCGCAAGACCCGGTCGGTATTAGTTATGCCGCTTAACGGCCGAACGCGACATGTACTCGAGCGCTATCTACGCCGCCGACCATCCCTGACGAGCACGCGCCGGTTATTCCTGAGAATGCGCTGCCCGGCCGGTCCGATCAAGGCGGCAACGATCGAACACATCTATACCAAGCGTGCACGACTCAGTGGCCTGCCCGTTCTTCAAACTAGTCCCTGCTGCCTAAGACATAGCTTCGCCATGCGCTTGCTCGAGCGAGGTGTCGGAGTATAG
- the ehuB gene encoding ectoine/hydroxyectoine ABC transporter substrate-binding protein EhuB, producing MAPRWKKLLLSVTAAVGLIASASAPAEQIKDRVLQEGRITIGMENSAPWAYKTADGTVTGVHPDLIRAVLEPLGIKQFDFVIIDFGALIPSLLAKKIDVVASGMGITPARCKQVIFSDPDLASTDAILVKKGNPLNIHSYEDIVKNPGIRMGGYRGSSNTENALAAGIPQGQMQLFQDVDGLSAIQAGRIDALTLGVATAERMLKQPLVSERLERATPFKGHILKNGREAANYGAMVFRPEDTQLRDAYNASFEKLRANGTVKRILAKYGFQEAPDGLTAKDLCSPDYYK from the coding sequence ATGGCACCTCGGTGGAAAAAATTGCTTCTGTCCGTGACAGCGGCCGTTGGCTTGATCGCGTCGGCGTCGGCGCCGGCTGAGCAAATCAAGGATCGCGTTCTGCAGGAAGGTCGTATCACGATTGGTATGGAGAATTCTGCGCCGTGGGCGTATAAGACCGCGGATGGTACTGTTACCGGCGTCCACCCGGATCTGATCAGAGCGGTTTTGGAGCCGTTGGGAATTAAGCAATTCGACTTTGTTATCATTGATTTTGGTGCGCTGATCCCCAGTCTGCTTGCCAAGAAGATAGACGTCGTGGCGTCCGGTATGGGAATCACGCCAGCCCGTTGCAAGCAGGTTATATTCAGTGATCCTGATCTTGCTAGTACTGATGCGATTCTGGTGAAAAAAGGAAATCCGTTAAATATTCACAGCTACGAAGACATTGTCAAGAATCCAGGGATCCGGATGGGGGGCTATCGCGGTAGTTCCAATACGGAAAATGCCCTGGCCGCTGGCATCCCACAAGGGCAAATGCAATTGTTCCAGGACGTTGACGGTCTCAGTGCAATCCAGGCAGGCCGTATCGATGCCTTAACGCTTGGTGTGGCCACTGCCGAGCGAATGCTCAAACAGCCTTTGGTAAGTGAGCGCCTCGAACGTGCTACTCCTTTCAAAGGACACATATTAAAGAATGGGCGTGAGGCGGCCAATTATGGTGCCATGGTATTTCGACCTGAAGATACGCAATTGCGGGACGCCTACAATGCGAGCTTTGAAAAGCTAAGAGCGAATGGTACGGTAAAAAGAATTTTGGCGAAATATGGTTTTCAGGAGGCTCCGGATGGTTTGACCGCCAAGGATCTGTGCTCTCCTGATTACTATAAGTAA
- a CDS encoding IS110 family RNA-guided transposase has protein sequence MKYTTVGVDIAKNVFQLHWVDAGTGEIVNKQLKRAAFLEHFANREPCVIGMEACGGAQHWARRLMEMGHQVKLMPAKFVKAFNIGNKNDPADARAIWMATQMPSKPVAVKTEAQQAVLALHRLRQQKIKFRTMQMNSLRGLLTEYGEVMAKSRAALDKAIPGVLARLAERLPAMLIDSLRELWNDLDRLDKQIADIERSLHTWMKEDKACKAIAAIPGVGLLTATATVATMGDAKAFRSGREFAAWLGLVPKQIGTGGKIQLLGISRRGDTYVRTLLIHGARSVLFHGKHAGSWAEQLQKRRPSNVVTVALANKMARTIWAVLAHGTPYNQGHVSAQPA, from the coding sequence ATGAAGTATACGACGGTCGGGGTGGACATCGCGAAGAACGTCTTCCAGCTTCACTGGGTGGATGCCGGCACAGGCGAGATTGTGAACAAGCAACTGAAGCGCGCCGCATTCCTCGAGCATTTTGCGAATCGCGAGCCTTGCGTCATCGGAATGGAGGCCTGCGGCGGTGCCCAGCATTGGGCACGGCGATTGATGGAGATGGGCCATCAGGTCAAGCTGATGCCGGCGAAGTTCGTCAAGGCTTTCAATATCGGCAACAAGAACGATCCTGCAGATGCTCGTGCGATCTGGATGGCCACGCAGATGCCGAGCAAGCCCGTCGCTGTGAAGACCGAAGCCCAGCAGGCTGTATTGGCGCTGCATCGGTTGCGGCAGCAGAAGATCAAGTTCCGCACGATGCAGATGAACAGTCTGCGAGGCTTGCTGACAGAGTACGGTGAGGTGATGGCCAAGAGTCGCGCCGCGCTGGATAAAGCGATTCCCGGGGTGCTGGCGAGGCTGGCCGAGCGTCTACCGGCGATGCTGATCGACTCGTTACGCGAACTTTGGAATGACCTTGATCGACTCGACAAACAGATCGCTGACATTGAGCGAAGTTTGCACACATGGATGAAAGAGGACAAGGCATGCAAGGCGATTGCCGCGATCCCCGGCGTTGGCCTGCTGACGGCGACGGCCACTGTCGCCACGATGGGTGACGCCAAGGCGTTCAGGTCCGGACGGGAGTTTGCCGCGTGGCTCGGTCTCGTACCAAAGCAGATCGGCACTGGCGGGAAGATCCAGCTATTGGGTATCAGCCGGCGCGGCGACACGTATGTGCGGACGTTACTGATCCACGGAGCACGCAGCGTGCTCTTCCACGGCAAGCACGCCGGGTCGTGGGCTGAGCAGTTGCAGAAACGGCGACCATCCAACGTGGTGACTGTAGCACTTGCCAACAAGATGGCCCGAACAATCTGGGCGGTTCTCGCACATGGCACGCCATACAACCAGGGGCACGTCAGTGCACAACCGGCTTGA
- a CDS encoding HTH-type transcriptional regulator ArgP gives MDGRLNMIELETFAAVVEYRSFAQAAAALNISSAAVTRRVKRLEQSIGAMLLLREPAVPPTKAGEEVSRHFMTVRLHEDDLLRRVTPGRATTTALALAVNADSLATWFEPVTRELAQHHVALQIVVDDQDHTLEALARGDVKGFLSTLPEPVVDRFVAAPVGQMRYQCVATPGFAREHFAGGLTLPGALEATAILFDRKDALHDAFFASHFGVTVGRYPRHYFPSPVALLNAILDNLGYGLVPALQAEPLIGSGRLVALAPGHDLLIDLYWHHWEHEPEPLATISALVMAAARRSLVQRVQRDEETR, from the coding sequence ATGGACGGCCGCTTGAATATGATCGAGTTGGAGACATTTGCTGCGGTGGTCGAATATCGCAGCTTCGCTCAAGCGGCGGCGGCGCTGAATATATCCTCTGCAGCAGTGACACGCCGGGTCAAGCGGCTCGAACAGTCGATCGGGGCGATGCTCCTGTTGCGCGAACCGGCCGTGCCGCCGACGAAAGCGGGCGAAGAAGTCTCTCGTCATTTCATGACTGTCCGGCTGCACGAGGATGACCTGCTTCGGCGTGTTACGCCGGGGAGAGCGACGACAACAGCGCTTGCGCTTGCCGTCAATGCTGATTCACTTGCCACCTGGTTCGAGCCGGTGACGCGCGAGCTGGCGCAACACCATGTGGCGCTCCAGATCGTCGTGGACGATCAGGACCATACGCTCGAGGCACTCGCGCGCGGCGACGTCAAGGGCTTTCTGTCCACGCTGCCGGAACCGGTGGTCGATCGTTTCGTGGCCGCGCCGGTTGGACAGATGCGCTATCAGTGTGTCGCCACACCGGGATTCGCGCGCGAACATTTTGCGGGTGGCCTGACCTTGCCGGGCGCGCTCGAGGCCACCGCCATCCTGTTTGACCGGAAGGATGCCCTGCACGATGCATTTTTCGCGTCGCATTTCGGCGTGACGGTCGGCCGGTACCCGCGGCACTATTTTCCTTCGCCGGTGGCGTTGCTCAATGCGATCCTGGACAATCTCGGCTATGGGCTGGTGCCCGCGTTGCAGGCGGAGCCGCTGATCGGCAGCGGCAGACTGGTTGCGCTCGCGCCCGGACATGATCTGCTGATCGATCTGTACTGGCATCACTGGGAGCATGAGCCCGAGCCGCTCGCGACGATTAGCGCACTGGTCATGGCGGCGGCGCGGCGAAGCCTGGTTCAGCGGGTCCAGAGGGATGAGGAAACCCGTTGA
- a CDS encoding site-specific integrase — protein sequence MKRHPYSDELGRSLVRFFQDYLPTLRGMSRHTIHSYRDTLVLLLRFLSEATPRD from the coding sequence ATGAAACGGCATCCTTACTCCGATGAGCTCGGACGGAGTCTCGTCCGATTCTTCCAAGATTATCTGCCTACGTTGCGAGGGATGAGCCGGCACACGATCCATAGCTATCGCGACACGCTGGTGCTTCTGCTGCGATTTCTTAGCGAAGCGACACCGCGGGATTGA
- a CDS encoding tyrosine-type recombinase/integrase, with protein MQTRRRSAPIEYLEQDEVEALLNAVDRTTVPGRRDYALFSLMFNTGARVQEVPDLRLCDLRLQRPCQVRLQGKGNKVRVCPIWPQTARLLQRLVEERPYALDATTALFVNNRGDKLTRFGVYYLLRRHLATAEANVPTLREKRIHPHSLRHTTALSLLKSGVDFPTISQWLGHASLDTTMRYAKSDIDMKRQALLQVFTDILTKVSSDRGTFGRLPIIDWLKRL; from the coding sequence ATTCAAACGCGGCGACGGTCAGCGCCGATCGAATATCTTGAGCAGGACGAGGTCGAGGCGCTGCTGAATGCGGTCGATCGGACAACAGTTCCCGGTCGGCGTGACTACGCGTTGTTCTCACTGATGTTCAATACCGGCGCGAGGGTGCAGGAGGTACCTGACCTTCGTTTATGCGACCTACGGTTACAACGGCCGTGCCAGGTAAGGCTCCAAGGCAAGGGAAACAAAGTCCGCGTCTGTCCGATCTGGCCACAGACTGCCAGGTTGTTGCAGCGCCTCGTCGAAGAACGGCCGTACGCGCTTGATGCAACCACAGCATTGTTTGTCAATAATCGCGGCGACAAGCTCACTCGTTTCGGGGTGTACTACCTGCTTCGCAGGCATCTTGCAACCGCCGAAGCGAACGTACCTACCCTCCGGGAGAAACGCATCCACCCTCATTCTCTGAGGCATACGACAGCGCTCTCCTTGCTAAAGTCAGGTGTAGACTTCCCAACGATTAGCCAGTGGCTTGGCCACGCGAGTCTCGATACAACGATGCGCTATGCGAAATCAGACATCGACATGAAGCGCCAGGCACTCCTTCAAGTGTTTACGGACATATTGACCAAAGTATCGTCCGACCGGGGAACATTCGGACGCTTGCCGATTATCGACTGGTTGAAGCGGCTCTGA
- a CDS encoding recombinase family protein, with the protein MSKIGAEHLSRRAYVYVRQSTLDQVHHNRESQLRQYGLADRARGLGWPDATVIDDDLGRSGSGNHRPGFERLLVALCSGEVGAVFCIEASRLVRNGRDWHTLLEFCRLVGCLLIDEDGIYDPRQPNDRLLLGMKGTLSEMELSTFRQRSQAALDQKAKRGELFTSVPIGYVRAQGNRIEKDPDARVREALDLAFRKFREFGSVRQVLLWIRQECIELPAVNYGPDGRHIVWKLPVYNTLLHILTNPTYGGAYAFGKTRTIARIVNGRKRVFAGNPLQREKWQALIIEHHAGYISWDEYEANRKLITNNANMKGNMVRGAVKRGSSLLAGLLRCGHCGRKLHVAYSGTKGTVARYNCQGSMINHGGPRCISFGAVRVDQRVTEEVLRQLQPLGIRASLEAIERARTEQDERVRHKELALEQARYEAARARRQYDAIDPENRLVAAELERRWNETLKTQAQIQTELDLLREQSSRALSVGARDELLRLGEDLPRLWHHPASSVEIKKRILRTVVKEIVATKQDDTIRALVHWQGGDHTEIVFEKSHTGEHRWATDVATIDIVRALARTLADQGVAAVINRLGKRTAKGHTWTAARICTLRKDRRIPAYREGERQERRELTVTEVATLLGISAPTVIRLIRVGRLPASQACLGAPWITQQVDVDNYLVRRAADHPQSDNSNQLSIDLQ; encoded by the coding sequence ATGAGCAAGATCGGCGCTGAACACCTTTCCCGTCGTGCATACGTGTACGTCCGTCAGTCAACGCTGGATCAGGTCCACCACAATCGCGAGAGCCAGTTGCGCCAATACGGGCTTGCCGATCGCGCACGCGGACTTGGCTGGCCAGATGCGACGGTTATCGATGACGACCTGGGTCGCTCCGGCTCTGGCAATCATCGTCCTGGGTTCGAGCGCCTGTTGGTGGCGCTCTGCAGCGGCGAAGTGGGTGCCGTATTCTGCATCGAAGCGTCGCGTCTCGTGCGCAATGGTCGTGACTGGCACACGCTTCTGGAATTCTGCCGTCTTGTAGGATGCCTGCTGATTGACGAAGATGGAATTTACGATCCGAGACAGCCTAACGATCGCCTCCTGTTAGGCATGAAGGGCACGCTTTCCGAGATGGAGCTTTCGACGTTTCGCCAACGCTCACAGGCGGCTCTTGATCAGAAAGCCAAACGCGGTGAACTGTTCACTTCGGTGCCAATCGGTTATGTGCGTGCACAAGGAAACCGTATCGAGAAGGATCCTGACGCCCGCGTTCGGGAAGCGCTCGATCTGGCGTTCCGGAAGTTTCGCGAGTTTGGTAGCGTCAGGCAGGTGCTTCTATGGATTCGACAGGAATGCATTGAGCTACCCGCGGTGAACTACGGCCCGGACGGGCGCCACATTGTATGGAAGCTTCCCGTCTATAACACCCTTCTGCACATCCTGACGAATCCGACGTATGGCGGCGCATACGCGTTTGGCAAGACCCGGACTATTGCTCGCATTGTGAACGGACGCAAGCGAGTGTTTGCGGGCAACCCCCTCCAGCGCGAGAAATGGCAGGCCTTGATCATCGAGCACCACGCGGGCTACATTAGCTGGGACGAGTATGAGGCGAATCGCAAATTGATTACCAATAACGCGAACATGAAGGGCAACATGGTCCGCGGCGCTGTCAAGCGCGGGAGCTCGCTTCTGGCGGGACTGCTTCGTTGCGGTCACTGCGGGCGCAAGCTGCACGTTGCGTATTCCGGCACCAAAGGCACCGTCGCGCGGTACAACTGTCAGGGCAGCATGATCAATCATGGTGGCCCTCGCTGCATTTCGTTTGGTGCGGTTCGTGTTGATCAACGCGTTACTGAAGAAGTTTTGCGCCAGCTTCAACCGTTAGGTATTCGTGCATCACTCGAGGCCATCGAGCGTGCGCGAACAGAGCAGGACGAACGCGTGCGGCACAAGGAGCTGGCGCTTGAACAGGCGCGATATGAAGCTGCGCGAGCACGTCGGCAATACGATGCGATTGATCCTGAGAACCGGCTGGTTGCGGCGGAACTTGAGCGACGGTGGAATGAAACGCTGAAGACGCAGGCGCAAATACAGACCGAGCTGGACCTCCTGCGCGAACAGTCATCGAGGGCGCTGAGTGTAGGCGCGCGTGATGAACTTCTGCGACTCGGTGAAGACCTGCCCCGGCTATGGCATCACCCGGCCAGTTCGGTCGAGATCAAGAAACGCATTCTTAGGACGGTCGTCAAGGAGATCGTTGCCACAAAGCAGGACGACACGATTCGTGCACTCGTGCATTGGCAAGGAGGCGATCACACCGAGATCGTGTTCGAGAAGAGCCACACAGGTGAGCATCGCTGGGCCACCGATGTCGCAACGATAGACATTGTTCGCGCGTTGGCGAGAACGTTGGCAGATCAAGGCGTAGCGGCGGTCATCAATCGACTGGGCAAACGGACGGCGAAGGGCCACACCTGGACCGCTGCGCGAATCTGCACGCTGCGGAAAGACCGTCGCATCCCTGCATATCGCGAGGGCGAACGGCAGGAGCGCCGCGAACTGACGGTTACAGAAGTAGCGACCCTGCTGGGTATCAGTGCGCCAACCGTCATCCGCCTGATTCGAGTCGGGAGGTTGCCGGCGTCACAGGCTTGTCTGGGCGCGCCATGGATCACCCAGCAGGTGGACGTCGACAATTATCTGGTGCGACGGGCTGCGGACCATCCGCAATCAGATAACTCAAATCAGTTATCCATTGATCTTCAATGA
- a CDS encoding aspartate/glutamate racemase family protein produces MSSQKMPVLGIVKLDRPEIAGSKSSPDLCEPEGMMPFSVDDPTMWQQPLQKVVAEGTGGGGLDGPTEDAVRGILEAAQRLDGRSQLIIGNCGYMWSARGHLYRKLSTPVVTSALEFVDLALKITTAPVGIITWNAATLKPLMHGVNELERLRFLTVRDLPDWANWPQDPFASATPRRWTKERMAQQLQQRVADAFREGGNFEQVGIIVIECTLVPDFRDAIRAVTSVPIIDLLSFAKAALD; encoded by the coding sequence GTGTCAAGTCAGAAAATGCCGGTACTGGGAATAGTGAAGTTGGATCGTCCGGAAATCGCTGGTAGTAAGTCGTCGCCGGATCTCTGCGAGCCGGAGGGAATGATGCCATTCTCAGTGGACGACCCAACGATGTGGCAGCAACCTCTACAGAAGGTGGTTGCTGAAGGCACCGGCGGCGGAGGCCTGGACGGGCCTACTGAAGATGCTGTGCGCGGCATCCTTGAAGCCGCGCAACGACTAGACGGCCGCAGCCAACTCATCATTGGGAACTGTGGATACATGTGGAGCGCACGTGGGCATCTCTACCGGAAACTGTCAACACCGGTAGTGACAAGTGCACTCGAGTTTGTTGACCTGGCCTTAAAGATTACCACCGCACCGGTCGGGATCATCACCTGGAACGCGGCAACACTTAAGCCCTTAATGCATGGGGTGAATGAGCTCGAGCGTCTTCGTTTCCTGACGGTGCGTGATCTCCCCGACTGGGCAAATTGGCCGCAAGATCCCTTCGCCTCGGCTACGCCCCGTCGCTGGACCAAAGAGCGGATGGCCCAACAACTCCAACAACGTGTCGCGGATGCGTTTCGGGAAGGCGGCAATTTCGAACAGGTTGGCATCATTGTGATCGAGTGTACGCTGGTGCCGGACTTCCGTGACGCGATTCGGGCGGTGACATCGGTCCCAATCATCGATCTGCTTTCGTTCGCTAAGGCGGCATTGGACTAG